CCGAACTCATACACAAAGAACTGCAACGTCTCTGCACGGATCCGGTAAGCACGGAGGAACTGGAAGGAGCCAGAGCCTATACAAAGGGTAACATTCTCCTTTCCATGGAAAACACAGAGAATCTTATGGTAAAACTGGCCCAGAATGAAATCCATTTCGGCCGCTATATTCCCGTGGAAGAAACCCTTACCAAAGTCGATGAGGTTACACAGGAGAGTATTATCCGTCTGGCCTGTACAGCCTTTTCAGAAAATCACTTTCTGGTTTCCATTCTTGGTCCTTCAGACAGTGCCGCATCTCTGGGGGATAAATTCGGAATTCGAGAAGCAAAAGAACTCTCTGGGGAAAAAAAAGCATGAAAGTTCCCATTCTCCGCTTACAAAATGCCGGGGACATGGATCTGCCCTCCTACATGACAGAGCATGCCGCCGGCATGGATATTCCGGCGGCCGAAGACTGCCTTCTTGAACCTGGCGATATACAAGTGATCTCAACCGGCTTTGCCATGGCGCTGCCTCCGGAACTGGAAGCCCAGATACGGCCCCGGAGTGGACTGGCAATCCGTCATGGCATTACAGTTGTCAATGCTCCTGGCACAATCGATGCTGATTACAGGGGAGAAATCAAGATTGGACTCATCAATCTCGGGAAAAAACCATGGCAAATACGTCGGGGGGAACGCATAGCCCAGATGATTATAGCACCCGTATGCCGCATCATATGGGAGGAAACGGACTGTCTTGAAGATACGGATAGAGGAGACGGAGGATTCGGGCATACAGGAATGGGAGGTTCTGCATGAAAGATGGCTGCATGCCCCCTCGCCGGTCCCTTTCCCTCACGGTGCTGGCCAGTGGCAGCAAGGGCAACTGCATTCATATTGATGACGGGGAGACAGCCATTCTTATAGATGCAGGGTTTTCATGCAAAGAAATCACACGCCGCATGGAACTTTACAATATTTCACCGAAAAAGCTGTCTGCCATAATCCTCTCCCACGAGCACGGCGATCATGTCACAGCCGCCGGAGTCCTTTCACGGAAATTCAATATTCCCGTATACGGAACAACGGGTACCTTAAACGCTGCAGGAAATAAAACGGGGACTCTTTTTCAGCGCAAGGACATTACCTCCGGAGTACCCTTTGCGGTGGACCGATTCCTTATCCACCCCTTTTCCATTTCCCATGATGCGGCAGATCCAACAGGGTTCACCATCAGCTCTGCCTGTGCCAAGATCGGTATCGCGACCGATCTTGGCATTGCCACAACTCTGGTTAAGGCGCATCTCATGGGGTGTCATGCTCTGGTTCTGGAAGCCAATCACTGCCCGGATATGCTGGACAGGGGACCTTACCCATGGGCTCTTAAGCAACGGGTAAAAAGTCGGGCAGGCCATCTCTCCAACACAGCCGCACGGGACCTTCTGGGGGAGCTGGCCAATCCCAGCCTGTCTCATGTTATTCTTGCCCATCTGAGTGAAAAAAATAATCTCCCTGAAAAAGCGAACCGTATTGTTGGGGAGGCGCTGGACCAGACCACTACCAAGCTTTTTACTGCCTGTCAGCCTGCTCCGTTAGCCCCGATCCGACTGACGATGCCCGCTGCCAGACCTCTCTGCGCCTGATACGAATAAGCGTAAAACGCCGTGGATAAAACCATTGATTTTGCCGGGCGAGTCAAAACAGTGATGGCTTTTAATTCTGACGAGTGGGGGGCCTAGCATGGCTGTTTGCATAGTTTCAAACTGGCCCTGAAAAAAGCAGACATAAAAAAACCGGCCTATGCCGGTTTTTTTCTACAGCCCAATAAGGTGTGCCCCCCCGGGATTATTATTCATTTGGGCCTCTTAAAACGATATTCCATTTTCATTTCTTTCGTATTTGGCGTTACACCAAAAAGTGTCCATCCCCGTTCCTGATAGTGACGCAGAGACTCCGTATGACGCATGGCATTGAGGCCATCCATCAATACTTTTTTATATTCAACATTTACATTAAGCATAACACACCTCCAAAGTCAGAAAGCGTTGCAGGTCCATCATCTTCACAAAAT
This genomic stretch from Desulfobotulus pelophilus harbors:
- the dut gene encoding dUTP diphosphatase, encoding MKVPILRLQNAGDMDLPSYMTEHAAGMDIPAAEDCLLEPGDIQVISTGFAMALPPELEAQIRPRSGLAIRHGITVVNAPGTIDADYRGEIKIGLINLGKKPWQIRRGERIAQMIIAPVCRIIWEETDCLEDTDRGDGGFGHTGMGGSA
- a CDS encoding MBL fold metallo-hydrolase, which translates into the protein MPPRRSLSLTVLASGSKGNCIHIDDGETAILIDAGFSCKEITRRMELYNISPKKLSAIILSHEHGDHVTAAGVLSRKFNIPVYGTTGTLNAAGNKTGTLFQRKDITSGVPFAVDRFLIHPFSISHDAADPTGFTISSACAKIGIATDLGIATTLVKAHLMGCHALVLEANHCPDMLDRGPYPWALKQRVKSRAGHLSNTAARDLLGELANPSLSHVILAHLSEKNNLPEKANRIVGEALDQTTTKLFTACQPAPLAPIRLTMPAARPLCA